In one Nocardioides luteus genomic region, the following are encoded:
- a CDS encoding HAD-IB family phosphatase, whose translation MTSEIRERLAGQHVLLTGVTGFVGEALLHLLLTEVPDVRLSVLVRPKGSTPGAARIAKLLAKPIFESVSDAQVNVVEGDLSDPPALPDDLDAVVHSAGDVSFDPPVDEGFVTNVVGVRELLKRVEETGRDIHYLHVSTAYVSGRRRGHIPEGPVDHDVDVDAELAWGLAQRAAVEERSRSVEVISKLRKQAEREHGRAGLMTAAAAAEEARKKWVKDELVRLGTERARSLGWTDCYTFTKALGERVVEAHAARGNRATIYRPAIIESAVSRPHPGWIEGFKMAEPLILAYGRGELPLFPAAADTAIDIVPVDHVVASIVACLAHPPRHGEPAYFHLASGDRNPVTFGMLYETVRAYFEKQPFAAGDRGAARLPEWTFPGGASVERMMATGEKVHKLADTLLGLAPRSDRTRGWARDLDRQGRRLKFLRRYLDLYKEYAQADLRFVDANTLALYRSLSPADQETFAFDTGVIDWHEYLHDIHVPSVTKPVRELDELRKLRKKPVPGRMPRISAASPTDEKRVAAFFDLDGTLMSSNVIETYLWLRLGELSGTKKAAEIARMAGKVPKYVWADRAERSSLLRTVYKEYAGARLSELDEIVDQHLTTHILGRLAPDAVRRIREHRAAGHVTVLVTGAIRPLTRPLLPLFDHIEAADLAVDDRGYCTGHLAASPLVGESRGAFVREWSRREGILPADCFAYADSHSDLPLLAAVGHPVAVRPDVPLFRHAKRSHWTIVDWESPGHASRTLDPAGLNR comes from the coding sequence GTGACCTCTGAGATCAGAGAACGGCTCGCGGGACAGCACGTCCTGCTCACGGGCGTGACCGGGTTCGTCGGGGAGGCGCTGCTGCACCTGCTGCTGACCGAGGTGCCGGACGTACGCCTCAGCGTCCTGGTGCGGCCCAAGGGGTCGACCCCGGGAGCGGCCCGGATCGCGAAGCTGCTGGCCAAGCCGATCTTCGAGTCGGTCTCGGACGCGCAGGTGAACGTCGTCGAGGGCGATCTCTCCGACCCGCCCGCGCTGCCGGACGATCTCGACGCCGTCGTGCACTCCGCCGGCGACGTCTCGTTCGACCCGCCGGTCGACGAGGGCTTCGTCACCAACGTCGTCGGGGTGCGCGAGCTGCTCAAGCGGGTCGAGGAGACCGGGCGCGACATCCACTACCTGCACGTCTCGACCGCCTATGTCTCCGGCCGGCGCAGGGGCCACATCCCCGAGGGGCCGGTGGACCACGATGTCGACGTGGACGCCGAGCTCGCCTGGGGGCTCGCGCAGCGCGCCGCCGTCGAGGAGCGCTCGCGCAGCGTCGAGGTGATCTCCAAGCTGCGCAAGCAGGCCGAGCGCGAGCACGGTCGTGCCGGCCTGATGACCGCCGCCGCTGCCGCCGAGGAGGCGCGCAAGAAGTGGGTGAAGGATGAGCTGGTCCGCCTCGGCACCGAGCGGGCGCGCTCGCTGGGCTGGACCGACTGCTACACCTTCACCAAGGCGCTGGGGGAGCGGGTCGTCGAGGCCCACGCCGCCCGTGGAAACCGGGCCACGATCTACCGCCCGGCGATCATCGAGTCGGCCGTCTCCCGTCCGCATCCGGGCTGGATCGAGGGCTTCAAGATGGCCGAGCCGCTGATCCTGGCCTACGGCCGCGGTGAGCTGCCGCTCTTCCCGGCCGCAGCCGACACCGCCATCGACATCGTCCCCGTCGACCACGTGGTCGCCTCGATCGTGGCCTGCCTGGCGCACCCGCCGCGGCACGGCGAGCCGGCCTACTTCCACCTCGCCTCCGGCGACCGCAACCCGGTGACGTTCGGGATGCTCTACGAGACGGTGCGCGCCTACTTCGAGAAGCAGCCGTTCGCGGCCGGCGACCGCGGTGCCGCTCGGCTGCCGGAGTGGACCTTCCCGGGCGGCGCCTCGGTCGAGCGGATGATGGCGACCGGGGAGAAGGTACACAAGCTCGCCGACACTCTGCTCGGCCTGGCCCCGCGCAGCGACCGCACCCGCGGCTGGGCCCGCGACCTCGACCGCCAGGGCCGGCGGCTGAAGTTCCTGCGGCGCTATCTGGACCTCTACAAGGAGTACGCCCAGGCCGACCTCCGCTTCGTCGACGCCAACACCCTCGCGCTCTACCGGTCGCTGTCGCCGGCCGACCAGGAGACCTTCGCCTTCGACACCGGCGTGATCGACTGGCACGAGTATCTCCACGACATCCACGTGCCGTCGGTGACCAAGCCGGTCCGTGAGCTCGACGAGCTGCGCAAGCTGCGGAAGAAGCCGGTCCCCGGCCGGATGCCGCGGATCTCGGCGGCCTCGCCCACCGACGAGAAGCGGGTCGCGGCCTTCTTCGACCTCGACGGCACCCTGATGTCCTCCAACGTGATCGAGACCTACCTGTGGCTGCGCCTCGGCGAGCTGTCGGGCACCAAGAAGGCCGCGGAGATCGCCCGGATGGCCGGCAAGGTGCCCAAGTACGTGTGGGCGGATCGTGCCGAGCGCAGCTCGCTGCTGCGTACGGTCTACAAGGAGTACGCCGGCGCGCGGCTCTCCGAGCTCGACGAGATCGTCGACCAGCACCTGACCACGCACATCCTCGGGCGGCTGGCCCCGGACGCGGTCCGGCGGATCCGGGAGCACCGCGCCGCGGGGCACGTGACGGTGCTGGTCACCGGCGCGATCCGGCCGCTGACCAGGCCGCTGCTGCCGCTGTTCGACCACATCGAGGCCGCCGACCTGGCCGTCGACGACCGTGGCTACTGCACCGGCCACCTGGCTGCCTCGCCGCTGGTCGGGGAGTCACGCGGCGCGTTCGTCCGCGAGTGGTCCCGCCGCGAGGGCATCTTGCCGGCCGACTGCTTCGCCTACGCCGACTCCCACTCCGACCTCCCGCTGCTGGCGGCGGTCGGACACCCGGTGGCGGTGCGGCCGGACGTACCTCTCTTCCGGCATGCCAAGAGGTCGCACTGGACGATCGTCGACTGGGAGTCCCCGGGACACGCCAGCCGTACGCTCGACCCGGCCGGGCTGAACCGATGA
- a CDS encoding zinc-dependent alcohol dehydrogenase has protein sequence MLALEMYRSVAKTALGKVAGGRLPLLLTGAAAPLRMVTLDPPKVEHDGWARLRVSLSGICGSDLGMLSGKTSLYFQPLVSLPFVPGHEIVGELLDPCGDLAAGTRVVVDPVLTCAARGLEACETCARGETNRCSRITVGDISSGLQTGFCHDTGGGWSQQLSVHRSQLHVVPEGYSDEQALLAEPVACAVHTARRAAIKPGDRVLVSGAGAVGLLATLALRELTDAGEILVVAKHAHQRELALEFGATEVVAPSETLRRIRRATSAFMLEPEMLSSPYLLGGVDVTIDAVGSKESLQTCLHATRAGGRVVLSGMPASADLSAAWFRELEVVGTYASARGSGDFATALDLVGHDAMCRLAKTVAPYPLHRWREALDHAHSAGRLGTVKVAFDPRRTS, from the coding sequence ATGCTCGCGCTCGAGATGTACCGCAGCGTCGCCAAGACCGCGCTGGGCAAGGTCGCCGGCGGACGGCTGCCGCTGCTGCTGACCGGGGCGGCGGCGCCGCTGCGGATGGTCACGCTCGACCCGCCGAAGGTCGAGCACGACGGGTGGGCCCGGCTGCGGGTCTCGCTCTCCGGCATCTGCGGGTCCGACCTGGGGATGCTGTCGGGGAAGACCTCCCTCTACTTCCAGCCGCTGGTCAGCCTGCCGTTCGTGCCCGGCCACGAGATCGTGGGCGAGCTGCTCGACCCGTGCGGCGACCTGGCGGCCGGCACCCGCGTGGTCGTCGACCCGGTCCTGACCTGCGCGGCGCGCGGGCTGGAGGCGTGCGAGACGTGCGCGCGCGGCGAGACCAACCGGTGCTCGCGGATCACCGTCGGCGACATCTCCTCCGGGTTGCAGACCGGGTTCTGCCACGACACCGGCGGCGGCTGGTCCCAGCAGCTCTCGGTGCACCGCTCCCAGCTGCACGTGGTGCCGGAGGGCTACTCCGACGAGCAGGCGCTGCTCGCCGAGCCGGTCGCCTGTGCGGTCCACACGGCGCGAAGGGCCGCGATCAAGCCCGGTGACCGGGTGCTCGTCTCGGGCGCCGGGGCGGTCGGGCTGCTGGCCACGCTGGCCCTGCGCGAGCTCACCGACGCCGGCGAGATCCTGGTCGTGGCCAAGCACGCCCACCAGCGCGAGCTGGCGCTGGAGTTCGGCGCCACCGAGGTGGTCGCGCCGTCCGAGACGCTGCGAAGAATCCGCCGTGCGACGAGCGCTTTCATGCTCGAGCCGGAGATGCTGTCATCGCCCTACCTCCTCGGCGGCGTGGACGTGACCATCGACGCGGTCGGCTCCAAGGAGTCCTTGCAGACGTGTCTGCACGCGACCCGCGCCGGCGGCCGCGTGGTGCTCTCCGGGATGCCGGCCTCCGCCGACCTGTCCGCGGCCTGGTTCCGGGAGCTCGAGGTGGTCGGGACGTACGCCTCCGCGCGGGGCTCCGGCGACTTCGCCACCGCTCTGGACCTGGTCGGCCACGACGCCATGTGCCGCCTCGCCAAGACCGTCGCGCCCTACCCGCTCCACCGCTGGCGCGAGGCCCTCGACCATGCCCACTCAGCCGGTCGGCTCGGCACCGTCAAGGTGGCGTTCGACCCCCGACGTACGTCATAA
- a CDS encoding lactate racemase domain-containing protein, with product MTRPGFVLEVDDRTPPLLVHEGLGFRLEEFPQGTRVVYPPESLPTVPDVDEAIREALENPVDSEPLRELMFPGMRLTIAFDDLSLPLPTMKAPDIRGRIIEQVLTIAAEKGVDDVEIIAALALHRRMTDAEMKHIVGERVFRSFAPQGLLYNHDAEDRANLEHMGVTEKGEDVEINKRAATSDLLVYVNVNLVAMDGGHKSVGIGLASYKSIKHHHNAKTMVHSRSFMDHKHSEMHSSAWRMGRLIGEHVKVFQIETTLDNEVFGRPYDTLLKREWEWSLRDQATVLGLRRGLAVAPQKMRHKMFHDLRSNYGLTGITAGAVEPVHELTVQRVHQQQRVKVEGQSDVMVMGVPYLGPYNVNSTMNPILAACMGLGYYFNSYLRQPVVREGGVAILYHPLDEGFNTLTHPSYVDFYEEVLADTTDPALIGPKFEEQFATDPWYVHLYRTSNAYHGVHPFYMWYWIAHALDHLGDVIWVGGNPKAAARMGFRSATTLRDALEMASSTVGPSPSITYLRNPPHLLADVR from the coding sequence ATGACACGCCCAGGATTCGTTCTGGAGGTCGACGACCGTACGCCGCCCCTGCTCGTCCACGAGGGGCTCGGGTTCCGGCTGGAGGAGTTCCCGCAGGGCACCCGGGTGGTCTACCCGCCCGAGTCGCTGCCGACGGTGCCGGACGTGGACGAGGCGATCCGGGAGGCCCTGGAGAACCCGGTCGACTCCGAGCCGCTGCGCGAGCTGATGTTCCCGGGGATGCGGCTGACGATCGCCTTCGACGACCTCTCCCTGCCGCTGCCCACCATGAAGGCGCCCGACATCCGCGGCCGGATCATCGAGCAGGTGCTCACGATCGCGGCCGAGAAGGGCGTCGACGACGTCGAGATCATTGCCGCGCTCGCGCTGCACCGCCGGATGACCGACGCCGAGATGAAGCACATCGTCGGCGAGCGCGTCTTCCGCAGCTTCGCGCCGCAGGGCCTGCTCTACAACCACGACGCCGAGGACCGCGCCAACCTCGAGCACATGGGCGTCACCGAGAAGGGCGAGGACGTCGAGATCAACAAGCGGGCGGCCACCTCCGACCTGCTCGTCTACGTCAACGTCAACCTGGTCGCGATGGACGGCGGCCACAAGTCGGTCGGCATCGGGCTGGCCTCCTACAAGTCGATCAAGCACCACCACAACGCCAAGACGATGGTCCACTCGCGCTCCTTCATGGACCACAAGCACTCCGAGATGCACTCCTCGGCCTGGCGGATGGGCCGGCTGATCGGTGAGCACGTCAAGGTGTTCCAGATCGAGACGACGCTCGACAACGAGGTGTTCGGTCGCCCCTATGACACGCTCCTGAAGCGCGAGTGGGAGTGGTCCTTGCGCGACCAGGCCACCGTGCTCGGCCTGCGCCGAGGCCTGGCCGTGGCGCCGCAGAAGATGCGCCACAAGATGTTCCACGACCTGCGCTCCAACTACGGGCTGACCGGGATCACCGCCGGCGCCGTCGAGCCGGTCCACGAGCTGACCGTGCAGCGCGTCCACCAGCAGCAGCGGGTCAAGGTCGAGGGGCAGTCCGACGTGATGGTGATGGGGGTGCCGTATCTCGGCCCCTACAACGTCAACTCGACCATGAACCCGATCCTGGCCGCCTGCATGGGCCTCGGCTACTACTTCAACTCCTACCTGCGGCAGCCGGTCGTCCGCGAGGGTGGCGTCGCGATCCTCTACCACCCGCTCGACGAGGGCTTCAACACCCTGACCCACCCCTCCTACGTCGACTTCTATGAGGAGGTGCTGGCCGACACGACCGATCCCGCGCTGATCGGGCCGAAGTTCGAGGAGCAGTTCGCCACCGACCCCTGGTACGTCCACCTCTACCGCACCTCGAACGCCTACCACGGGGTCCACCCGTTCTACATGTGGTACTGGATCGCGCACGCGCTCGACCACCTCGGCGACGTCATCTGGGTCGGTGGCAACCCGAAGGCCGCGGCCCGGATGGGCTTCCGGTCGGCGACCACCTTGCGCGACGCGCTGGAGATGGCCAGCTCGACCGTGGGGCCGTCGCCGTCGATCACCTATCTGCGCAACCCTCCGCACCTGCTGGCGGACGTGCGATGA
- a CDS encoding lysophospholipid acyltransferase family protein → MKRGWRWGHRAQVPRSAEPFVPPATTTVFDNEWSRKPAARAVREVAQAGLEAVFRSQVKTQVEGLDVLDRLEGPVIFVANHASHLDTPLILLSLPDRWRRKTAVAAAADYFFDTWWRAVGSSLVFNTLPIDRRGGALSTQPGEVLAEGWSLVVFPEGTRSKDGTVGRFRSGAAYLATEYGVPVVPIAHRGTYAAMPRGVNWPGKDTSGGRRQLTVRFGEPLRPADGESVREFAPRIRAAVSRLLDEDATDWYASMRRAAERSTPDPAGEEIAEWRKVWAATESPDTEPDRIRAWHR, encoded by the coding sequence ATGAAGCGGGGCTGGCGGTGGGGCCACCGGGCGCAGGTGCCGCGGTCGGCGGAGCCGTTCGTGCCGCCGGCGACGACGACGGTCTTCGACAACGAGTGGTCGCGCAAGCCCGCCGCCCGAGCGGTCCGGGAGGTCGCCCAGGCCGGGCTCGAGGCGGTCTTCCGGTCACAGGTGAAGACCCAGGTCGAGGGCCTCGACGTGCTCGACCGGCTCGAGGGCCCGGTGATCTTCGTGGCCAACCACGCCTCACACCTCGACACCCCGCTCATCCTGCTGTCGCTCCCGGACCGGTGGCGACGCAAGACCGCGGTGGCGGCCGCGGCGGACTACTTCTTCGACACCTGGTGGCGGGCCGTGGGCTCCTCGCTGGTCTTCAACACGCTGCCGATCGACCGCCGTGGCGGCGCGCTCTCGACCCAGCCGGGGGAGGTGCTCGCCGAGGGCTGGTCGCTGGTCGTCTTCCCCGAGGGCACCCGGTCCAAGGACGGCACCGTCGGCCGGTTCCGGTCCGGCGCCGCCTACCTGGCGACCGAGTACGGCGTCCCGGTCGTCCCGATCGCCCACCGCGGCACCTACGCGGCGATGCCGCGCGGGGTGAACTGGCCCGGGAAGGACACCTCCGGGGGCCGCCGTCAGCTGACCGTACGCTTCGGGGAGCCGCTCCGCCCGGCCGACGGCGAGTCGGTGCGCGAGTTCGCGCCCAGGATCCGGGCGGCGGTGTCGCGGCTCCTCGACGAGGACGCCACCGACTGGTACGCCTCGATGCGTCGCGCGGCCGAGCGCAGCACCCCCGACCCGGCCGGTGAGGAGATCGCGGAGTGGCGCAAGGTCTGGGCGGCCACGGAGTCTCCCGACACCGAGCCGGACCGGATCAGGGCCTGGCACCGCTGA
- a CDS encoding baeRF2 domain-containing protein, producing MDTAGFTNLLTRPGPYATVLADVSQDSENAAHAKELRVRAACEELSAQGAPPDVVAQVSERLETNVRQPAPVARVIVATPEGIAYDQVAVAEVPNQVATWDALPDLGSWIAARDASTPFVLVLVDHTGGEISLWDSGLPEPTSTNTVEGDELEHVHKTQDNVGWAAYRMQQTTDNVWRHNADKVAAEVTRLIRDHGHDLVLVGGDPTSVGRLRADLADLPVEVVELASGQRAADGGDQARADAIRSALLDRVVRRRTALVRRLEEAWGRGDRAATGVRDVADAFVTGRVETLLIDPGALAGHTLDPADHPGLTFGEAPVTGPVEAGEALIAAAVLTDAEVCVLPASVLGDAPVAALLRWS from the coding sequence ATGGACACCGCTGGATTCACCAACCTGTTGACCCGTCCGGGGCCGTACGCCACCGTGCTGGCCGATGTCAGCCAGGACTCGGAGAACGCGGCCCACGCCAAGGAGCTGCGCGTGCGCGCCGCCTGCGAGGAGCTCTCCGCGCAGGGCGCGCCACCGGATGTCGTGGCGCAGGTCTCCGAGCGGCTGGAGACGAACGTACGCCAGCCGGCGCCGGTGGCTCGCGTCATCGTCGCGACGCCCGAGGGGATCGCCTACGACCAGGTGGCCGTCGCGGAGGTGCCGAACCAGGTCGCCACCTGGGATGCGCTGCCCGACCTCGGCTCCTGGATCGCCGCCCGCGACGCCTCGACGCCCTTCGTCCTGGTCCTGGTCGACCACACCGGTGGCGAGATCTCCCTGTGGGACTCGGGCCTGCCGGAGCCGACCAGCACGAACACCGTCGAGGGCGACGAGCTCGAGCACGTGCACAAGACCCAGGACAACGTCGGCTGGGCGGCCTACCGCATGCAGCAGACCACCGACAACGTCTGGCGCCACAACGCCGACAAGGTCGCCGCCGAGGTGACCAGGCTGATCCGCGACCACGGCCACGACCTCGTGCTCGTCGGCGGCGACCCGACCTCGGTCGGCAGGCTGCGCGCCGACCTCGCCGACCTGCCCGTCGAGGTGGTCGAGCTGGCCAGCGGACAGCGGGCCGCGGACGGTGGCGACCAGGCTCGCGCCGACGCGATCCGCAGCGCCCTGCTGGACCGGGTCGTACGCCGCCGCACCGCCCTGGTCCGCCGCCTCGAGGAGGCGTGGGGCCGAGGCGACCGCGCGGCCACCGGCGTACGCGACGTCGCGGACGCGTTCGTCACCGGCCGCGTCGAGACCCTGCTGATCGACCCCGGCGCCCTGGCCGGGCACACGCTCGACCCGGCGGACCACCCCGGCCTCACCTTCGGCGAGGCTCCAGTCACCGGCCCGGTCGAGGCCGGCGAGGCGCTCATCGCCGCCGCGGTCCTCACGGACGCGGAGGTGTGCGTGCTGCCCGCGAGCGTGCTCGGCGACGCACCGGTGGCCGCGCTGCTGCGCTGGTCCTGA
- a CDS encoding serine/threonine-protein kinase translates to MTDTWGIVQGDAITPELTAMRLLGGGSSYEAFLAFDEVTYGPVVAKVLRPGLVGSETSRNALRRETEALTNLKHPVLVRALREDLDGERPYVVMEHVEGPRLSTLIRRHGRLPEQQYLPLVLDLASALHYLRRSGWVHLDIKPSNLIMGSPARLIDLSVARPVAAAAALRHEIGTDAYMAPEQCLPGERGEVGPASDVWALGATLFHAVTGERPFAHGDPSAADRTERYPQLVSRPAALPRRTPPEIVKVIEACLAPEAGDRPAPAEIAETVSPALERLPRASLGGLRIS, encoded by the coding sequence ATGACCGACACCTGGGGCATCGTCCAGGGTGACGCGATCACCCCCGAGCTGACCGCCATGCGGCTGCTCGGGGGCGGCTCGTCGTACGAGGCCTTCCTGGCCTTCGACGAGGTCACCTACGGTCCGGTCGTGGCCAAGGTGCTGCGACCGGGGCTGGTCGGCAGCGAGACCAGCCGCAACGCGCTGCGGCGTGAGACCGAAGCGCTGACCAACCTGAAGCACCCCGTCCTCGTCCGCGCCCTGCGCGAGGACCTCGACGGCGAGCGGCCGTACGTGGTGATGGAGCACGTCGAAGGCCCCCGGCTCTCGACGCTGATCCGCCGCCACGGGCGCCTGCCGGAGCAGCAGTACCTGCCGCTCGTGCTCGACCTCGCCTCCGCGCTGCACTACCTGCGCCGCTCGGGGTGGGTGCACCTCGACATCAAGCCGAGCAACCTGATCATGGGCTCACCGGCCCGGCTGATCGACCTCTCGGTCGCCCGGCCCGTGGCCGCGGCCGCCGCGCTGCGCCACGAGATCGGCACCGACGCCTACATGGCACCCGAGCAGTGCCTGCCCGGCGAGCGCGGCGAGGTCGGCCCGGCCAGCGACGTCTGGGCCTTGGGTGCGACCCTCTTCCACGCCGTCACCGGCGAGCGCCCCTTCGCCCACGGCGACCCGAGCGCCGCGGACCGCACCGAGCGCTACCCGCAGCTCGTCTCCCGCCCCGCCGCCCTCCCCAGACGTACGCCGCCCGAGATCGTCAAGGTCATCGAGGCGTGCCTGGCCCCGGAGGCCGGTGACCGCCCGGCTCCGGCCGAGATCGCCGAGACCGTCTCGCCCGCGCTGGAGCGACTTCCGCGGGCCTCGCTGGGCGGCCTGCGGATCAGCTGA
- a CDS encoding response regulator transcription factor, which translates to MARILIVEDEDRIAAFLAKGLSADGHQTTTVADGLEGLEEALSGAFDLMVLDIGLPTIDGFEVLDQLRAQGSRMPVVVLTARDSVHDTVSALEGGADDYLAKPFRFAELRARINVRLRQQDNTDAEVGELRSGSVALDLRTRRLRVDGRETDLSAREFALAEVLLRHPGQVLSRAQLLDLAWGMDFDPGSNVVDVYVGYLRKKLGSARVETVRGMGYRFQP; encoded by the coding sequence ATGGCCCGCATCCTGATCGTCGAGGACGAGGACCGCATCGCGGCCTTCCTGGCCAAGGGCCTGAGCGCCGACGGCCATCAGACGACCACCGTCGCCGACGGCCTCGAAGGGCTCGAGGAGGCGCTCAGCGGCGCCTTCGACCTGATGGTGCTCGACATCGGGCTGCCGACCATCGACGGCTTCGAGGTGCTCGACCAGCTGCGCGCCCAGGGGTCCCGGATGCCGGTGGTGGTCCTGACCGCCCGCGACTCGGTCCACGACACCGTCTCCGCGCTCGAGGGCGGCGCCGACGACTACCTGGCCAAGCCGTTCCGCTTCGCCGAGCTGCGGGCCCGGATCAACGTACGCCTGCGGCAGCAGGACAACACCGACGCCGAGGTGGGCGAGCTCCGCTCCGGCTCGGTCGCGCTGGACCTGCGTACGCGACGGCTGCGGGTCGACGGGCGCGAGACCGACCTCTCGGCCCGCGAGTTCGCCCTGGCCGAGGTGCTGCTGCGGCATCCGGGTCAGGTGCTCTCCCGCGCGCAGCTGCTCGACCTGGCCTGGGGCATGGACTTCGACCCCGGCTCCAACGTCGTCGACGTCTACGTCGGCTATCTGCGCAAGAAGCTGGGCTCGGCCCGGGTCGAGACCGTCCGCGGCATGGGCTACCGCTTCCAGCCCTGA
- a CDS encoding sensor histidine kinase — protein sequence MTATTAMTTTDPQAPGTTPPPRRGLSVRARITASVALLVTLALAGAGLIVYAVELGRVDAATTREMEQELDEFSRLRTEGIDPETRAPYNVEGLLRTFLSRNVPDDDELLVAWVDGKPRAHFPEDPLISTARFSRAVAGVVVDGGTTYLDTAEGEVRITSQPVRQDTATGTTEGALLVVSYLDEDRAELRSTMRTYTIVAGLLALLVTLVAAWQSGRLLAPLTRLRQATGAISATDLSARLPESGNDDISALTRNFNDMLARLEQAFSDQRQFLDDAGHELRTPLTIIGGHLELLDESDPAEVEQTRRLALDEVDRMSRLVGDLILLAKHDRPDFLTLEEVDVDTLTEDILAKASALADRDWHLDAATPGTWRLDPQRVTQAMLQLCDNAVGHTAPGDRIAVGSATVDGTLRLWVRDTGPGVPAEDRERIFERFARGSETGSGDRPGLGLGLAIVSAIATAHGGTVGVEDATPAGARFTLTLPARTEGEAWPAS from the coding sequence ATGACCGCGACGACCGCCATGACGACGACTGACCCTCAGGCTCCCGGGACGACGCCACCGCCTCGCCGGGGGCTGTCCGTACGCGCCCGGATCACCGCCTCGGTCGCCCTCCTGGTCACCCTCGCCCTGGCCGGCGCCGGTCTCATCGTCTACGCCGTCGAGCTCGGCCGGGTCGACGCCGCGACCACGCGCGAGATGGAGCAGGAGCTCGACGAGTTCTCCCGACTGCGTACCGAAGGCATCGACCCCGAGACCCGGGCGCCGTACAACGTGGAGGGCCTGCTGCGGACGTTCCTCAGCCGCAACGTGCCCGACGACGACGAGCTCCTCGTCGCCTGGGTCGACGGCAAGCCACGCGCGCACTTCCCCGAGGACCCGCTGATCTCCACGGCGCGGTTCAGCAGGGCGGTCGCCGGCGTCGTCGTCGACGGCGGGACGACCTATCTCGACACCGCCGAGGGCGAGGTACGCATCACCAGCCAGCCCGTGCGGCAGGACACCGCCACTGGCACGACCGAGGGTGCCCTCCTGGTGGTCTCCTACCTCGACGAGGACCGTGCCGAGCTGCGCAGCACCATGCGGACCTACACGATCGTGGCGGGTCTCCTCGCCCTACTGGTCACCCTGGTCGCGGCCTGGCAGTCCGGGCGGCTGCTCGCCCCGCTGACCCGGCTGCGGCAGGCCACCGGCGCGATCAGCGCCACCGACCTCTCCGCCCGCCTGCCCGAGTCGGGCAACGACGACATCTCAGCCCTGACCAGGAACTTCAACGACATGCTGGCCCGCCTGGAGCAGGCGTTCTCCGACCAGCGGCAGTTCCTCGACGACGCCGGTCACGAGCTGCGTACGCCGCTGACGATCATCGGCGGCCACCTCGAGCTCCTCGACGAGTCCGACCCGGCCGAGGTCGAGCAGACCCGGCGGCTGGCGCTCGACGAGGTCGACCGGATGAGCCGTCTGGTCGGCGACCTGATCCTGCTCGCCAAGCACGACCGGCCCGACTTCCTCACGCTCGAGGAGGTCGACGTCGACACGCTCACCGAGGACATCCTCGCCAAGGCCAGCGCACTCGCCGACCGTGACTGGCACCTCGACGCGGCCACCCCCGGCACCTGGCGCCTCGACCCGCAGCGGGTCACCCAGGCGATGCTGCAGCTGTGCGACAACGCGGTCGGCCACACCGCGCCCGGCGACCGGATCGCGGTCGGCTCGGCGACCGTCGACGGCACCCTGCGGCTGTGGGTACGTGACACCGGGCCCGGCGTGCCCGCCGAGGACCGGGAGCGCATCTTCGAGCGGTTCGCCCGCGGTTCCGAGACCGGCTCCGGCGACCGGCCGGGGCTCGGCCTCGGTCTGGCCATCGTCTCCGCCATCGCCACCGCCCACGGCGGCACCGTCGGCGTCGAGGACGCGACGCCAGCGGGCGCCCGCTTCACCCTCACCCTGCCAGCACGCACCGAAGGAGAGGCATGGCCCGCATCCTGA